The following DNA comes from Natranaeroarchaeum aerophilus.
AGTCGGGTGAACTGGTCGCCCTGCTCGGACCAAGCGGCTGTGGCAAGACCACACTCGTTCAGGCGGTTGCTGGGCACCTCAGTCCGACCACGGGGACCGTCACGCTGCGCGACACGGACGTCACCGACCGTCCACCGGAGCGTCGGCGCGTCGGCGTCGTCTTTCAGCAGTCGACACTGTTCCCGCACATGACCGTCGCGGAGAACGTCGCATACGGACTGAAAGGACACGGAATTGCATCCGACCGGCGTGACGAGCGCGTCAGAGAATACCTCGATCTGGTTGGTCTCGACGGTCGGGACGGAGCGTATCCCAGCGAGTTGAGCGGTGGTCAGCAGCGACGCGTTGAACTCGCTCGGGCACTCGCTCCACAGCCGGACGTCCTGCTACTCGACGAGCCGCTGTCCGCGCTGGATCGATCCCTTCGAACGCGGCTCCGTGACGAGATCGGTCGCATCCAGCGCGAAACCGGCGTGACGACGCTGTTCGTCACACACGATCAGGAGGAAGCAATGGCGCTTGCCGATCGGCTCGTTGTGATGAACGATGGACAGGTTGCAGGCGTCGGGCAGCCGCGTGAACTGTACGAATCGCCGTCGACTGAGTTCGTTGCCGAGTTCCTCGGCCGGACGAACATCCTCGAGGGAGCGATCTGTGGGGCCGATCCGGCCACGCTCTCCGTTGCCGGACGCCCAGGCCGGGTTCGCCAACCTGTCCCGTCAGACGCCGACCGGGCGGTAACTATCCACGCTCGCCCGCGTCACCTCGCACTCAGCGGACGGGATGACGCCCGAAGGACGGATGCATCCTCGATGGAGCAAAATAGCGTCCTCTCGTTTCCGGTCACCGTTAGCCGGGTTATCGACCGCGGAACGAGATACGATCTCGTCTGTCGCACGGACGAGGACGTCGAGTTCGTCGTCGAACGGCGGTCGGATCCACCGAGCGTTGGCGAGCCGCGGTGGCTCTCGATTTCGGTGGACGATCTACTCCTGTTCGACGCGGAGACGGGTAAGCGGATTCCGACGGGAGCGGTCGAATCGATACGAGGATTCGCCACTCAGTCGGAGGGAGCTGGTGGTGACGCCGAGGAAGACGCTCTCTCCTCCGACG
Coding sequences within:
- a CDS encoding ABC transporter ATP-binding protein, producing the protein MTLAIDGLSKRYGDEHALEDVSLSVESGELVALLGPSGCGKTTLVQAVAGHLSPTTGTVTLRDTDVTDRPPERRRVGVVFQQSTLFPHMTVAENVAYGLKGHGIASDRRDERVREYLDLVGLDGRDGAYPSELSGGQQRRVELARALAPQPDVLLLDEPLSALDRSLRTRLRDEIGRIQRETGVTTLFVTHDQEEAMALADRLVVMNDGQVAGVGQPRELYESPSTEFVAEFLGRTNILEGAICGADPATLSVAGRPGRVRQPVPSDADRAVTIHARPRHLALSGRDDARRTDASSMEQNSVLSFPVTVSRVIDRGTRYDLVCRTDEDVEFVVERRSDPPSVGEPRWLSISVDDLLLFDAETGKRIPTGAVESIRGFATQSEGAGGDAEEDALSSDVR